The following are encoded together in the Mumia sp. Pv4-285 genome:
- a CDS encoding DUF2877 domain-containing protein, protein MVATITSWTDAARSAGPRRDAHPSAATAEVAARLHGPRRSTEIVHRSRHAVYVRDGDRCLAVLARDAVAVPCGLLTGWPDLAATRTVVLGEGVCVVDGRTLRVSRYVEARVAVRPALAADDLSDASLLVAVAAHLPTGTTAYDRLGDDDPRAVAGLLGRGPGLTPLGDDVLAGWLVTRYAAGLHAGQVVDRVLSDAPTRTTTVSATLLSHAARGEAVPELRALVDGLGAPGTDARLAALLEVGHTSGAGLALGVALAVRRRAAVAA, encoded by the coding sequence ATGGTCGCGACGATCACATCGTGGACCGATGCCGCTCGTTCCGCCGGTCCTCGGCGCGACGCGCATCCGTCCGCAGCCACCGCTGAGGTCGCTGCGCGCCTGCACGGACCACGTCGTTCGACCGAGATCGTGCACCGGAGCCGCCACGCCGTCTACGTCCGCGACGGCGACCGCTGCCTCGCCGTCCTCGCGCGCGACGCCGTCGCCGTCCCGTGCGGACTGCTCACGGGCTGGCCCGACCTGGCCGCGACCCGCACCGTCGTCCTCGGGGAGGGCGTCTGCGTCGTCGACGGCCGCACCCTCCGGGTGAGTCGCTACGTCGAGGCGCGCGTCGCAGTCCGACCAGCCCTCGCCGCCGACGACCTCTCTGATGCTTCCCTGCTCGTGGCGGTCGCCGCTCACCTGCCCACGGGCACGACGGCGTACGACCGCCTCGGCGACGACGACCCGCGCGCGGTCGCCGGCCTGCTCGGTCGCGGTCCCGGACTCACCCCGCTGGGCGACGACGTCCTCGCCGGCTGGCTCGTCACGCGGTACGCCGCCGGGTTACACGCCGGTCAGGTGGTCGACCGGGTCCTGTCCGACGCGCCGACCCGGACGACCACCGTGTCCGCGACGCTGCTGAGCCACGCCGCACGCGGAGAAGCGGTGCCGGAGCTGCGGGCGCTCGTCGACGGGCTCGGTGCTCCGGGGACGGACGCGCGCCTCGCCGCCCTCCTCGAGGTCGGCCACACCTCCGGTGCTGGGCTCGCTCTCGGCGTCGCCCTCGCCGTACGCCGTCGTGCGGCGGTCGCTGCGTGA